From one Burkholderia latens genomic stretch:
- a CDS encoding TniQ family protein, with product MKKVTVLVAASIKEEEDFTGFVVRQCEMSNVDSHRGLMSLLGKHTHRAAFLHPSRIEEISALFPSFLPDWKRIVMHHTRYPLYSAFLNQARRKRLLLHHRSGRDTSAHRLIGMNQLLLRGRLGICLSCVASDLELHGFTFWRRAHLMPSILYCPTHAEPLMTFCQHCELGHRRARRTWFPRPSCLCGQPLRQIASLASSDSIAAAIAISKMADDVLRGRIDTSIFAENAAPVVRAHLQRNLNARLSDYSRRANEYLQFRLGPELCSALGFSAYTFKRATGLKTCDGPLTNPIQNIATIWSVFEGWTTFLREIQSRQENNSAYDASARPVPVRIHKNARRGRRTKSLNQISNLSAVELESYRKHNREEILKVISTQPNLSRTGLWKYPKGEKLHFFATNFDIQWLDKVLPSRLRGFQSTPDRLHMQTLSREEAALVQCRYEQSIRRNPERFITRSFLLSGTANESIYRSCRKQPELEAMLARCVDTFETWSLRQIANVSSLARTIAPESKWAARETFEGLNRKRLSQRLYRARTWLKKQQG from the coding sequence ATGAAAAAGGTAACTGTACTCGTTGCAGCTAGTATCAAAGAAGAGGAGGACTTCACGGGTTTCGTTGTGAGGCAGTGTGAGATGAGTAATGTCGACAGTCACCGAGGCTTGATGTCGCTGCTAGGGAAACACACGCACCGTGCGGCATTTTTGCATCCATCTCGCATTGAAGAAATCTCCGCTCTCTTCCCGAGTTTTCTGCCGGACTGGAAGCGCATAGTCATGCACCATACCAGATACCCACTCTATAGCGCGTTCCTCAATCAAGCTCGCAGAAAAAGACTGCTACTACACCACCGAAGCGGACGAGATACTTCGGCACATCGCCTCATAGGAATGAATCAATTACTTCTTCGCGGCCGACTCGGCATCTGCCTTAGCTGCGTCGCTTCCGACCTCGAGCTGCATGGTTTCACATTCTGGCGCCGTGCGCATCTCATGCCATCCATACTTTACTGCCCAACGCATGCCGAACCGCTGATGACTTTCTGTCAACACTGCGAGTTGGGGCATCGGCGAGCACGTCGGACCTGGTTTCCCAGGCCCAGTTGCCTGTGCGGTCAACCGCTTAGACAAATCGCCTCCTTAGCGAGCAGCGATAGCATAGCGGCCGCCATTGCTATTTCGAAGATGGCAGATGACGTACTTCGGGGTCGAATCGACACATCGATATTCGCGGAGAACGCCGCCCCGGTAGTTCGGGCGCATCTGCAACGAAACCTCAATGCCCGACTAAGCGACTACAGCCGACGAGCAAATGAGTATTTGCAATTCCGCCTCGGACCTGAGTTATGTTCGGCGCTTGGCTTCAGCGCATATACGTTTAAGCGGGCCACCGGATTGAAAACGTGCGATGGGCCGTTGACCAATCCTATCCAGAATATCGCAACAATTTGGAGCGTATTCGAAGGATGGACGACCTTCCTTCGCGAGATACAGTCTCGTCAGGAAAACAATTCGGCATACGATGCAAGTGCCAGACCAGTCCCCGTTCGTATCCACAAGAACGCTAGGAGAGGTAGACGTACAAAGTCATTGAATCAAATTTCCAACTTGAGTGCCGTCGAACTTGAATCCTATCGAAAGCATAATCGAGAAGAAATTCTTAAGGTAATTTCCACTCAGCCAAATCTCTCGCGGACAGGCCTCTGGAAATATCCTAAAGGCGAGAAACTTCATTTTTTCGCAACAAACTTCGACATCCAGTGGTTAGACAAAGTGCTGCCGAGCCGACTGCGTGGTTTTCAGTCTACGCCGGACCGTCTGCATATGCAGACATTGAGCCGAGAAGAAGCTGCACTCGTGCAGTGTCGTTACGAGCAATCCATACGACGGAATCCTGAGCGCTTCATTACCCGCTCGTTCCTGCTGAGCGGTACTGCGAATGAGAGCATATATAGGAGTTGCCGGAAGCAGCCCGAACTCGAGGCCATGCTGGCCCGATGTGTAGACACTTTCGAGACGTGGTCGCTGCGCCAGATTGCCAACGTGAGCTCGTTGGCGCGAACAATCGCCCCCGAGTCGAAATGGGCAGCGCGCGAGACCTTTGAAGGACTCAATCGAAAACGTCTGAGTCAACGCCTCTATCGAGCAAGAACATGGTTAAAAAAGCAGCAAGGTTAA